The Argiope bruennichi chromosome 9, qqArgBrue1.1, whole genome shotgun sequence genome contains a region encoding:
- the LOC129984603 gene encoding cuticle protein 14-like, with translation MIRVYLNTVFEYKTSTKMFKLAVVAAVLAVACAAPYYPAYGRAYAPAPAYSAPSYGYAAPAYDYAVPTPYDFGYDIAGDYGEFRQSRKESSDGKGNVQGSYGYTDAHGIYRQVDYVADAYGFRANVKTNEPGTDNQNPADVNIQASPAHYQAPAPHYGGYPRY, from the exons ATGATAAGAGTATATCTCAACACCGTGTTCGAGTATAAGACATCTACCAAAATGTTTAAG CTTGCCGTTGTCGCTGCTGTTCTCGCCGTCGCTTGTGCGGCTCCTTACTACCCAGCCTATGGCCGGGCCTACGCACCAGCACCAGCATATAGCGCACCATCTTACGGATATGCTGCACCAGCCTACGACTAC GCTGTCCCAACCCCCTACGACTTTGGCTATGACATCGCTGGTGACTATGGTGAATTCAGACAATCCCGAAAAGAATCCAGCGACGGCAAGGGCAATGTCCAGGGAAGCTATGGATACACCGATGCTCATGGTATCTACAGGCAGGTAGACTACGTTGCTGACGCTTACGGTTTCCGCGCAAACGTCAAGACCAACGAACCTGGAACTGACAACCAGAACCCCGCTGATGTCAACATCCAAGCCAGCCCTGCCCACTACCAAGCCCCTGCCCCTCACTATGGTGGATACCCCCGATACTAG